One genomic window of Prosthecobacter algae includes the following:
- a CDS encoding ABC-three component system protein, producing the protein MIHRIFSSLETFKGLEFKTGLNVLIAQKEDGATDKQTRNRAGKTSLVEIIHFLTGADAGKDSLCRSTALSEQTFGMELDVGGERIKVSRSGKEKSKIEVGGGSFLGGKTRLTNSEWVDVLGEKMFGLHTIEEDSGRAPTFRSLFAYFVRRQLSGAFTTPEKQAAMQQAGDYQVALLFLLGLDWKIASDWQKVRDREKTLKELKTAAGTGAFGSIIGKASDLRTELTVAEARLSALKAQIASFRILPQYDELEAEVNRLTRETKELLNSNTIDKATVGDLQKAIQSETPPSLTELEGIYAEAGIVLPGVAIKRYEEVKSFHESVVRNRRDYLTGELEAVQARITSRERTKASLDARRAEVMNILQSHGALEQFVQLQGEAGRLEAEVESLRQRFESAEQLEGSKNELEIERNRLTLRLRRDFSEQKDRLSEAILAFEETSKGLYESAGSMTIEETSNGPVFQFPMQGSRSKGIKNMQIFCFDMMLMRLCAKRGIGPGFLVHDSHLFDGVDGRQVISALQVGAKTAKELGVQYIVTMNEDDAFKEKIEGFDLKDYMLPVVLTDAKEDGGLFGFRF; encoded by the coding sequence ATGATCCATCGCATTTTCAGCAGTTTGGAGACATTCAAAGGACTTGAGTTCAAAACAGGACTTAATGTTCTGATCGCGCAGAAGGAAGATGGAGCGACTGATAAACAGACTCGAAACCGTGCGGGGAAAACAAGTCTAGTCGAAATCATCCATTTTCTAACGGGGGCTGATGCGGGCAAGGACTCCCTTTGTCGATCAACCGCGCTGAGCGAGCAAACGTTCGGTATGGAACTCGACGTTGGAGGAGAGCGCATCAAGGTGTCGAGGTCAGGAAAAGAAAAATCGAAGATCGAAGTTGGGGGTGGAAGTTTTCTCGGAGGAAAGACGAGGCTCACAAATTCCGAGTGGGTCGATGTGCTTGGAGAGAAGATGTTTGGTTTGCACACGATTGAGGAAGATTCCGGGCGCGCGCCGACATTTCGGTCGCTCTTTGCATATTTTGTTCGTCGCCAGCTAAGCGGTGCGTTCACGACGCCCGAAAAACAGGCGGCCATGCAGCAGGCCGGAGACTATCAAGTGGCATTGTTGTTTCTGCTTGGGTTAGACTGGAAAATCGCGAGTGACTGGCAGAAAGTTCGTGATCGTGAAAAGACTCTCAAGGAACTTAAAACTGCTGCGGGCACGGGTGCCTTTGGCAGCATCATCGGCAAAGCATCTGACCTGAGGACCGAACTGACAGTCGCCGAGGCCCGTTTGAGCGCCCTCAAAGCTCAAATTGCATCTTTTCGTATTCTTCCACAATACGACGAACTAGAGGCTGAGGTAAACCGCCTTACACGGGAAACCAAGGAGCTTCTGAATTCAAACACGATTGACAAAGCTACAGTCGGCGATTTGCAGAAGGCTATACAAAGCGAGACTCCGCCATCGCTTACAGAGTTAGAGGGTATTTATGCAGAGGCAGGGATTGTTTTGCCTGGAGTTGCGATCAAGCGTTACGAAGAGGTCAAAAGTTTCCATGAATCAGTAGTGCGCAATCGTCGTGACTACTTGACTGGTGAATTAGAAGCTGTTCAAGCACGCATCACCTCGCGTGAACGCACAAAAGCCTCTTTGGATGCACGCCGCGCCGAGGTGATGAACATATTACAAAGTCATGGGGCACTTGAGCAGTTCGTCCAGCTACAGGGGGAAGCAGGGCGATTGGAAGCAGAGGTGGAATCTCTGCGGCAGCGATTCGAGTCTGCTGAGCAATTGGAAGGCTCCAAGAATGAGTTGGAAATTGAACGTAACAGGCTCACATTGCGTTTACGCCGGGATTTTTCTGAGCAAAAAGATCGTCTGTCGGAGGCCATTCTCGCCTTTGAGGAAACCTCAAAGGGGCTCTATGAATCGGCAGGAAGCATGACTATAGAAGAAACTTCAAATGGGCCTGTGTTTCAGTTTCCAATGCAAGGCTCGCGTAGCAAAGGCATCAAAAACATGCAGATTTTCTGTTTTGACATGATGCTTATGCGCTTGTGTGCAAAGCGTGGCATTGGTCCTGGCTTTTTGGTTCACGATAGCCATCTTTTTGACGGGGTTGATGGCCGCCAGGTCATTAGCGCCCTTCAAGTTGGAGCCAAAACTGCGAAGGAATTGGGTGTGCAGTATATCGTCACAATGAACGAGGATGACGCTTTCAAAGAAAAGATCGAAGGCTTTGATTTGAAAGACTACATGCTTCCCGTCGTCCTGACTGATGCTAAGGAGGATGGGGGCTTATTTGGGTTTAGGTTTTAG
- a CDS encoding ArdC family protein, with the protein MKSDIYAQVTDRIIDQLQAGVIPWKSPYFSKVGFPRNFATGRAYQGINVFLLGSLRCTSPFFLTFIQAKELGGHVRKGEKGSLVVKYGTYNKQDEGSHAEDGEGETRRFLKAYTVFHASQIEGIEFPTPENLPELSLSEKTDRARAIVAAMPNAPAIREGAAVPCYRPATDSVHMPEGRFFEGEEAYYSTLFHELAHSTGHASRLARKTLLENRGISADGDTARKTYAEEELVAEMAASFLNAHAGIIEDELTNSAGYLQSWIHALQSKDAKGWIVRAASQAQKAANYILNLEQEQARP; encoded by the coding sequence ATGAAATCAGACATCTACGCACAGGTTACAGACCGCATCATCGACCAACTACAAGCCGGGGTTATTCCCTGGAAGTCGCCTTATTTTTCAAAGGTGGGTTTTCCCCGAAACTTTGCCACCGGCAGAGCCTATCAGGGGATTAACGTCTTTCTTTTGGGGAGTCTGCGTTGCACTTCCCCGTTTTTCCTGACCTTCATTCAGGCCAAGGAGCTTGGCGGACACGTCCGCAAAGGCGAGAAGGGTTCGCTTGTCGTCAAATACGGCACCTACAACAAGCAGGACGAGGGCAGCCACGCCGAGGACGGGGAGGGCGAGACACGCCGCTTCTTGAAGGCTTACACCGTGTTCCATGCGTCACAGATTGAAGGCATCGAGTTTCCCACGCCGGAGAACCTGCCAGAGCTTTCGCTTTCCGAAAAGACCGACCGTGCCCGCGCTATCGTGGCAGCTATGCCCAACGCGCCAGCCATCCGCGAAGGGGCAGCGGTTCCTTGCTATCGCCCCGCAACTGATAGCGTCCACATGCCGGAGGGGCGATTCTTCGAAGGCGAGGAGGCTTATTATTCCACGCTGTTTCATGAGCTGGCCCACAGCACCGGCCATGCTTCACGGCTTGCCCGCAAGACCTTGCTGGAGAATCGCGGCATCAGCGCCGACGGCGACACAGCCCGCAAGACCTACGCCGAGGAAGAGCTTGTGGCAGAAATGGCCGCTTCGTTCCTGAATGCCCATGCTGGCATCATTGAGGATGAACTCACCAACTCCGCCGGCTACCTGCAAAGCTGGATTCATGCCCTGCAAAGCAAGGACGCCAAAGGCTGGATTGTCCGCGCCGCATCGCAGGCGCAGAAGGCCGCCAACTACATCTTGAACCTTGAGCAGGAGCAAGCTCGCCCATGA
- a CDS encoding putative maltokinase, producing MQKTSSSSLPPIERPAPVTWEPGLILDLEQRILPRYLPQCRWFGGKSLSLQATQIIQDTVFPGTDVHVLLVKTTFSDGPPEQYLLPLCLLHGSEAATFNAAFPNKVLGHWGNAGMLCDALQTSEFQRALFVALIGREPLNSSFGLILESPPRHDEEELDQAASQARILSGEQSNTSISYADRWLVKFFRKFEVGIHPEVEMTQHLTRHHFQVPPFLSALNLPLDADTGVAAMLTHYTPHQNDGWTFTLEALRQLFAQVIESPPSHHTDRQDEIIGASYPARAAQLGRLTARMHIALAATSDDPNFHPQPFTPQDSRSLCVAMRANATRVLAELQCQLTRLSEASQTMAREVLETRQVFLEAFDKLSQKIIECSLIRVHGDFHLGQTLNTGTDFVIIDFEGEPRLPLDQRRLPRPALRDVAGMVRSFEYAASAALDQAHDEERDSLAPWAQAWADVVIKNYLCAYFETAQGQKFLPQSPTDAQFLLDLHILDKALYEVGYELSYRPHLVSIPLRAISRLRSTLEP from the coding sequence TTGCAAAAGACTTCATCCTCCTCACTGCCTCCTATTGAGAGGCCCGCTCCAGTCACCTGGGAGCCGGGGCTCATCCTGGATCTGGAGCAGCGCATCCTGCCACGCTATCTCCCCCAGTGCCGCTGGTTCGGTGGAAAATCGCTTTCTCTTCAGGCCACGCAAATCATTCAGGACACGGTCTTCCCCGGGACCGATGTCCATGTCCTGCTGGTTAAGACAACCTTCTCCGACGGACCGCCTGAGCAATACCTGCTTCCCCTTTGTTTGCTTCACGGATCCGAGGCGGCAACCTTCAATGCTGCGTTTCCCAACAAAGTGTTAGGCCATTGGGGGAATGCTGGGATGCTGTGCGATGCCCTGCAAACTTCAGAGTTTCAAAGAGCCCTCTTCGTGGCACTCATCGGCAGGGAACCTTTGAATTCCTCTTTCGGCCTCATCCTCGAATCGCCACCTCGACATGACGAAGAGGAGCTAGATCAGGCAGCCTCGCAAGCACGCATCCTGAGCGGGGAACAGTCCAACACCTCCATCAGCTACGCGGATCGGTGGCTGGTGAAATTCTTCCGCAAATTTGAAGTGGGCATTCATCCAGAGGTGGAGATGACCCAGCATCTCACCCGGCACCATTTTCAGGTGCCCCCATTCCTCAGTGCACTGAATCTTCCTCTCGATGCTGACACTGGCGTGGCGGCCATGCTGACCCATTACACCCCGCATCAGAACGACGGCTGGACCTTTACACTCGAGGCCTTGCGACAGCTTTTTGCGCAAGTCATCGAATCCCCTCCCTCCCATCATACCGACAGGCAGGACGAAATTATTGGTGCCTCCTACCCTGCGCGTGCCGCCCAGCTCGGTCGCCTCACCGCCCGCATGCACATCGCCCTGGCTGCAACCTCGGACGATCCCAACTTCCATCCCCAGCCCTTCACGCCACAAGACAGCCGCAGCCTTTGCGTAGCCATGCGGGCCAATGCCACCCGCGTGCTGGCCGAACTGCAATGTCAACTCACTCGCCTGTCTGAGGCATCGCAGACCATGGCTCGTGAGGTCTTGGAGACCCGGCAGGTTTTCCTGGAAGCTTTTGATAAGCTGAGCCAAAAGATCATCGAGTGCAGCCTCATCCGTGTGCATGGCGACTTCCATCTGGGCCAGACCCTCAATACCGGGACAGATTTTGTGATCATTGACTTTGAAGGCGAACCGCGTCTGCCTCTTGACCAGCGTCGTCTGCCACGCCCCGCCCTGAGGGATGTCGCAGGCATGGTTCGTTCCTTCGAGTATGCGGCTTCCGCCGCACTTGACCAAGCCCACGATGAAGAGCGAGATTCGCTCGCCCCCTGGGCCCAAGCCTGGGCGGATGTGGTGATCAAAAACTATCTTTGTGCTTACTTCGAGACAGCCCAGGGCCAAAAATTCCTTCCCCAGTCCCCAACAGACGCCCAATTCCTTCTCGACCTCCACATTCTCGACAAGGCCCTCTATGAAGTCGGTTATGAGCTAAGCTACCGCCCTCATTTAGTCTCCATCCCCTTGAGAGCCATCTCCCGCCTTCGATCAACCTTGGAGCCGTGA
- a CDS encoding arylsulfatase, which translates to MKLLLSLLCLLCLHLAAADRPNIVVILADDFGYGSTGAYGADPALVRTPHLDRLSREGRRFTDASTTSSVCSPTRYSLITGRYCWRTSEKSGVLGTFSPLHIETTRLNMASLLKKHGYSTAAIGKWHLGYGTADDSPQWRTDYTAELSPGPLDIGFDYHFGVPANHGDLTGIYVENRFVYGLRQGKIPAGMKVPGTDSDGPDFKTTYTPEDTESGRATILDLDAPRRVNERVMPLLTRKTADWIRQQKKDRPFFLYYTPVAVHNPVTPDKDLAGKSKAGPYGDWIHELDRSIGGVLAALDETGHAENTLILFTSDNGGVFKPERDMPQTDAFKAGLKVNGALRGGKHTVWQGGFKVPFIARWPGKIPANSVCDEMVSLADILATTAAIIGEKLPAAQQAAEDSHNILPALLGEQAAPARNHLIVHSSDGVYAIRKGPWKWVEGIPAAGIKRTRSDEFIPTLFDLEKDPAETKDISAQHPEVVQELSALLNQYRNGGYSRELPPLHETGQPKIATLPPLPGSPLLEAPLASLPDKPWAITRGTWKAEDKAVWGIQKGPKDAGATLRVPVTFTEGVLDYSIQFQGANRHSLRIEAGEEHHSFRIEISPSYIGLTKNPDPGQSKEQTVPLARKSLELQTGIWYPVRITFHGSEVTVQVNDTRITGTHTLLIEPKKALNFLVFGDRAGFKDVRLIQTQPQSKP; encoded by the coding sequence ATGAAGCTTCTTCTCTCTTTACTCTGCCTCCTGTGCCTTCATCTGGCCGCTGCGGACCGGCCCAATATTGTCGTCATCCTCGCTGATGACTTTGGCTACGGCAGCACCGGGGCCTACGGTGCGGATCCAGCGCTGGTCCGCACCCCGCATTTGGACCGGCTCTCACGCGAGGGCCGCCGCTTCACTGATGCCAGCACCACCTCATCGGTCTGCTCTCCCACCCGCTATTCCCTGATCACCGGCCGCTACTGCTGGCGCACCAGCGAAAAGAGCGGGGTCCTCGGCACCTTCTCCCCGCTCCACATTGAAACGACTCGCCTGAACATGGCCTCCCTGCTGAAAAAGCATGGATACAGCACTGCCGCCATCGGCAAATGGCACCTAGGCTACGGCACGGCAGATGATTCCCCCCAGTGGCGTACCGACTACACGGCTGAGCTTTCGCCTGGGCCGCTGGACATCGGTTTTGACTACCACTTTGGCGTGCCTGCCAACCATGGAGACCTCACTGGCATATACGTGGAAAACCGTTTTGTCTATGGCCTCCGCCAAGGCAAAATCCCCGCCGGCATGAAGGTGCCTGGGACCGACTCTGACGGCCCCGACTTCAAAACCACCTACACCCCCGAAGACACGGAATCTGGCCGGGCCACAATCCTCGATCTGGATGCTCCACGGCGCGTCAATGAGCGCGTGATGCCCCTGCTCACCCGAAAGACAGCGGACTGGATCCGGCAACAGAAAAAGGACCGTCCGTTCTTTCTCTACTACACTCCAGTGGCCGTCCACAATCCCGTCACGCCGGACAAAGATCTGGCGGGAAAGAGCAAGGCTGGCCCATATGGTGACTGGATTCACGAGCTGGACCGCAGCATCGGCGGCGTGCTCGCAGCCTTGGATGAAACCGGCCACGCAGAAAACACGCTTATCCTTTTCACCAGCGACAATGGCGGCGTCTTCAAACCTGAACGCGACATGCCGCAAACCGATGCCTTCAAGGCAGGCCTGAAGGTGAATGGCGCTCTCCGTGGAGGCAAGCACACCGTCTGGCAGGGCGGCTTCAAGGTGCCCTTCATCGCCCGCTGGCCCGGCAAGATCCCCGCCAACAGCGTGTGTGATGAAATGGTCAGCCTGGCAGACATCCTCGCCACCACGGCGGCCATCATTGGCGAGAAGCTCCCGGCTGCCCAGCAGGCAGCCGAAGACAGCCACAACATCCTCCCTGCCCTGCTGGGAGAACAAGCCGCTCCGGCTCGCAACCATCTCATCGTTCACAGCTCAGATGGCGTGTATGCGATTCGCAAAGGCCCCTGGAAATGGGTGGAGGGCATCCCTGCAGCGGGCATCAAACGCACCCGCTCGGACGAGTTCATCCCCACGCTCTTCGATCTGGAAAAAGACCCCGCAGAAACCAAGGACATAAGCGCTCAGCATCCCGAAGTTGTGCAGGAACTCTCCGCCTTGCTGAATCAGTATCGCAATGGCGGCTACAGCCGTGAGCTACCACCTCTTCATGAAACAGGGCAGCCTAAAATCGCCACACTGCCCCCCCTCCCAGGCAGCCCGTTGCTGGAGGCCCCTCTTGCCAGCCTCCCCGACAAACCCTGGGCCATCACCAGGGGCACTTGGAAAGCGGAGGACAAGGCTGTTTGGGGTATTCAAAAAGGACCCAAGGATGCAGGGGCTACCTTGCGCGTCCCAGTCACCTTCACAGAGGGCGTTCTCGACTATTCCATTCAGTTTCAGGGGGCCAACCGCCATTCACTGCGCATTGAGGCCGGCGAAGAACACCACAGCTTCCGCATTGAGATCAGCCCCTCATACATTGGCCTCACCAAAAACCCGGATCCTGGCCAGTCAAAAGAGCAGACCGTGCCCCTGGCCCGCAAGTCACTCGAACTCCAGACCGGCATCTGGTATCCTGTGCGCATCACCTTTCATGGCAGTGAAGTCACCGTCCAAGTCAATGACACTCGTATCACCGGCACGCACACCCTCCTGATAGAACCGAAAAAAGCACTCAACTTCCTCGTCTTCGGCGACCGCGCTGGATTTAAGGATGTTCGCCTGATCCAGACTCAGCCCCAGTCCAAGCCCTGA
- a CDS encoding ABC-three component system middle component 6, with protein MILPTKHLSQDRAILTVGARILQHLSQAKTISSLWEELPRNSAGRSDAPQLRYDAFVLALDLLFMIGAIEVQEGLLTKRKVPV; from the coding sequence ATGATTCTTCCTACCAAACACCTTTCTCAAGATCGAGCGATCCTCACGGTAGGCGCAAGAATCCTCCAACATTTGTCCCAGGCCAAGACGATTTCCTCCCTGTGGGAAGAGCTGCCCCGAAATTCTGCTGGGCGAAGTGATGCGCCACAGTTGCGCTACGACGCATTCGTTCTCGCACTTGATCTCTTGTTCATGATTGGTGCAATCGAGGTTCAAGAGGGTCTCCTAACGAAAAGGAAGGTGCCAGTATGA
- a CDS encoding ABC-three component system protein, producing MDLKQAYYELRFENAFRSTKGDAFQTFFEKLMGLVYKADFMACRPWGNQGDRKNDGFLKSERRLFQVYAPNEMEAAKAIDKITEDFAGAMVHWGHDFDKWVFAHNAVDGLPPHVQALILKLEKDNSGIKLEPWGLEEFRLIFRKISEDDLAAWFGPVPSEQTKLELGFGDLQIVLERVADHPVVPNQQVKDVPMRKIEANALSESVATLLKAGMAKAPLVADFFNRWHDETFGERVAVAFRNKYQELRGKSGPDQIFSDLESWAGGAERGTPKHQLAVLAVLAYYFDSCDIFEEPRGVTP from the coding sequence ATGGATCTGAAGCAAGCCTACTACGAGCTGCGATTTGAAAATGCTTTCCGCAGCACAAAGGGCGATGCGTTTCAGACATTCTTTGAGAAGCTAATGGGCCTTGTTTACAAGGCTGATTTCATGGCCTGCCGTCCGTGGGGCAATCAAGGTGACCGTAAAAATGATGGCTTTTTGAAATCTGAACGACGACTTTTTCAGGTTTACGCTCCAAATGAAATGGAGGCCGCCAAGGCAATCGACAAGATTACAGAGGACTTCGCGGGAGCGATGGTGCATTGGGGGCATGACTTCGACAAGTGGGTATTTGCCCACAACGCGGTGGATGGCCTCCCTCCTCACGTTCAGGCTTTGATCTTGAAACTGGAAAAAGACAATAGCGGTATAAAACTAGAGCCTTGGGGATTGGAGGAGTTTCGTCTTATTTTTCGGAAAATCTCAGAAGATGATCTCGCAGCGTGGTTTGGCCCCGTGCCGTCCGAGCAGACAAAACTTGAACTTGGCTTCGGCGATTTGCAGATTGTGCTAGAAAGAGTAGCTGATCACCCGGTTGTGCCCAATCAGCAGGTTAAAGATGTGCCAATGAGGAAAATTGAGGCAAATGCTCTGTCAGAAAGCGTCGCCACGCTGTTGAAAGCAGGAATGGCAAAAGCTCCCTTGGTGGCAGACTTCTTCAACAGGTGGCATGACGAGACGTTTGGGGAAAGAGTTGCGGTTGCCTTCCGAAACAAATATCAGGAGCTACGAGGCAAATCTGGACCCGACCAAATTTTCTCAGACTTGGAATCATGGGCTGGCGGAGCAGAACGCGGCACGCCAAAGCATCAATTAGCAGTGCTGGCCGTTTTGGCTTACTACTTTGACAGTTGCGATATTTTCGAAGAACCGAGGGGTGTGACGCCATGA
- a CDS encoding tyrosine-type recombinase/integrase, producing the protein MASLYRKKQSPYWFIQYTDSEGVRRNRSTELRTDDPGETVKARTLRAEMEAKELSRSGSTVTGEAWDSWVPKYLERHCDSEKTLVRYTGIWKWVALWLQDKHLHSPRAITYRNAIEYLDWRTGYKKKTGKTVGRNTAILELKIFAMIMGEAVRLGHADANPLTSLKLKRDKSAKKPELTDDEIRTIREALKEEPEWMQTAFDIALHTGCRLQETRIPLSCIDFEENKITFPSPKGGEDRAFSIPMPSALHPLFEKLRRLKKKVTLEFPFQPSRRWQQFFAKVKMPHLCFHCLRVTYVNRLRRAGVPREVSMRLVNHASELIHKVYQREKAEDVAQWRDAVKFEPA; encoded by the coding sequence ATGGCTTCGCTCTACCGCAAAAAACAGTCTCCATATTGGTTCATTCAATACACTGATTCAGAGGGCGTCCGCCGCAATCGGTCCACTGAATTGAGGACCGATGATCCCGGCGAGACGGTCAAGGCTCGCACACTGCGGGCGGAAATGGAAGCCAAAGAACTGTCCCGGTCGGGAAGCACCGTCACCGGGGAGGCTTGGGATAGCTGGGTGCCGAAATACTTGGAGCGGCACTGTGACAGTGAAAAGACGCTGGTGCGCTACACGGGCATCTGGAAATGGGTCGCGCTCTGGCTTCAAGACAAGCACCTGCATTCGCCCCGTGCCATCACCTACCGGAACGCCATTGAATATCTCGACTGGCGGACGGGCTACAAAAAGAAGACCGGAAAGACGGTCGGACGGAACACCGCGATTCTGGAACTGAAAATCTTCGCGATGATTATGGGCGAAGCGGTGCGCCTGGGGCACGCTGACGCCAACCCGCTCACGAGCCTCAAGCTCAAGCGGGACAAGTCGGCAAAAAAACCGGAGCTGACGGATGACGAAATCCGCACGATTCGGGAGGCTCTGAAGGAGGAACCCGAATGGATGCAGACGGCTTTTGACATCGCTCTGCACACGGGCTGCCGTCTCCAAGAAACCCGCATCCCCCTGAGCTGCATCGACTTCGAGGAAAACAAGATCACCTTTCCCTCACCCAAGGGCGGCGAGGATCGGGCCTTTTCGATTCCGATGCCCTCGGCGCTGCATCCTCTGTTTGAGAAGCTGCGCCGCCTGAAAAAGAAAGTCACGCTGGAGTTCCCCTTCCAGCCTTCACGGCGCTGGCAGCAGTTCTTCGCCAAGGTGAAGATGCCGCATCTCTGCTTTCACTGCCTGCGCGTGACCTACGTCAACCGGCTGCGGCGTGCAGGCGTGCCGCGTGAAGTGTCCATGCGGCTCGTGAATCATGCTTCAGAACTGATTCACAAGGTTTACCAGCGCGAGAAGGCCGAAGATGTCGCGCAGTGGCGTGATGCCGTAAAGTTTGAGCCAGCTTAA